A DNA window from Vigna angularis cultivar LongXiaoDou No.4 chromosome 1, ASM1680809v1, whole genome shotgun sequence contains the following coding sequences:
- the LOC108337539 gene encoding E3 ubiquitin-protein ligase Os04g0590900, whose product MAAVGNPRTWIPYMNSKDCSQGFCSLYCPQWCYIVYPPPPPFEYPDDDSSPNFSPLVIAIIGILATAFLLVSYYTLISKYCGPRESSRRDPNDDLQATHNPPLHEPWNASTAGLDEALIKSIAVFKYKKGDAGSVEVTNCSVCLSEFEDDESVRLLPKCSHVFHVPCIDPWLKSHSSCPLCRAAIFTFNASVPRAHTPEEEGVPSSRNETSSENESVGVVVMLEEESIHHSRAYPKPALRAFSDLSSFQGRHRVVEIRDEVCESLGRSVSMDHSFPSGVSVDVLRMHEEEDSQMEGCCSSSEAGPSKRSRGERYKTRVLHCVLSPISMKRSFSSDRFSVGKSSRARQGTIPI is encoded by the coding sequence aTGGCCGCTGTTGGCAACCCCAGAACGTGGATTCCATATATGAACAGCAAAGACTGTTCTCAAGGGTTTTGCAGCTTGTACTGTCCACAGTGGTGTTACATAGTGTATCCACCTCCACCACCCTTTGAGTACCCTGATGATGATTCAAGCCCAAATTTCTCCCCTCTTGTCATTGCAATCATTGGTATTTTGGCCACTGCTTTTCTTCTGGTCAGTTACTACACTCTCATATCCAAGTACTGTGGCCCCAGAGAATCTTCACGGAGAGACCCAAATGACGACTTGCAAGCCACTCACAATCCCCCTCTCCACGAACCATGGAACGCTTCAACCGCTGGTCTTGACGAGGCTCTAATCAAATCAATTGCAGTTTTCAAGTACAAGAAAGGGGATGCAGGTTCTGTTGAAGTCACCAATTGTTCGGTTTGTCTCAGCGAGTTTGAAGACGACGAAAGTGTTAGACTTTTGCCAAAGTGCAGCCACGTTTTCCATGTTCCTTGCATCGACCCTTGGCTCAAGTCTCACTCCAGCTGCCCCTTGTGTCGTGCTGCCATATTCACTTTCAACGCTTCTGTTCCTCGGGCTCACACCCCAGAAGAAGAAGGTGTCCCTTCTTCAAGGAATGAAACTTCTTCTGAGAATGAAAGTGTTGGAGTGGTGGTGATGTTGGAAGAAGAAAGCATACACCATTCTAGGGCTTATCCAAAGCCTGCATTGCGTGCTTTCAGTGACTTGAGTAGCTTTCAGGGCAGGCACAGAGTGGTTGAGATAAGAGATGAAGTTTGTGAATCCCTTGGTAGGTCAGTGTCCATGGACCATTCGTTTCCAAGTGGAGTTTCTGTTGATGTTTTGCGAATGCATGAAGAGGAAGATTCCCAAATGGAAGGGTGTTGTTCTTCTAGTGAAGCTGGTCCATCAAAGAGATCACGCGGAGAGAGGTACAAAACAAGGGTGTTGCATTGTGTTTTGAGTCCAATTTCAATGAAGAGATCGTTTTCCAGTGACAGATTCTCAGTTGGTAAAAGTAGCAGAGCAAGACAGGGAACTATACCCATCTGA